The Prinia subflava isolate CZ2003 ecotype Zambia chromosome 2, Cam_Psub_1.2, whole genome shotgun sequence genomic sequence GCGAATTTAAAGCGCCCACACCGAACCCCCAGGGCagcaccctcctcctccctgaaTCTGCCGGTACCACAGTGTATGAGCCCAGTTTGTCTTCTCCTCCCAGAGCGCTCGCAGCCTCTccccgggcagggcacggcCATCTCCTGCAGCCGCCGTGCAGCCGCCGCGGTGCCACAAGCTCATTAAAGGATCGGCGCCGCGGCAGGGCCATCTGTCAGGTGTCCCCCGTgcctgtgtgtcccctgtgccgcgggcgctgccggcggagcagccccaggggaagCCCCGGGCCCGCGTCCCCGGAGCCCCTCCCGGCCGTGCCCGCGGTACCtgcgcggcggcgggcggcgggcccCGCTCGTAGAGCGCGGCGGGCGCCCGTGTGCGCGGGTCGAGCGGCGTGCGGAGGCAGGAGGCGGCCAGGCGGAAAGCCCGGTGCGCGTCCTCCAtccccggggcgggcaggggccgcaggCAGCGCGGGGAGGCGGCtccgctccgccccgccccgcggagGCGGCCCCGGGGCGCGTTAACCGCCGGCCCgagccgcgccgcccccgccccacACGCAGCCACAGCGCGCAGGGCTGAGCCGCACCCCGCCCGCGGCGCCGACCGTGCGGATCTGCGGGTGACTTTGCGGGATTTCAGTCGGAACCTCTAATTCTCATTGGCGAGCTCACGTTCTTTGCACCCTTCAGTTATTAAAGAAGCTCTTTCCATCTTGAAGTTTGTACTTCAAGTACGCAATTGCAGGGGTGAGGCTAAACCAGGATAAAGCAGGAACATTCTATCTTAGGAATATTCTATCCTAAACCAGCTTAAGCAGGAACGTTCTGGACCTATTTACTGTAGTGAAATTACAAATTCTTCTTGTGATGAAATCACAAACAGTTGTTGTTGTAATTCTTGTCAAGAATTTTAACTCTGTGATAATGGGGGCTGAAAGCTTTAATCATAGTACCTAAACTGAGAGAGCTGTTGGATGTGAAGCTGTGGGGTAAGGCACCATTTGCAATTTTAAACAGGCAATGAATAATTCATGCGGAGCATTAATGCCTAAATCGATTGTCTATTAATTAGTAGTTGAGTTATTCTGTTTGTTCTACTTGGCAAGTCACAACAGCAGGTCAAGACCATGGTGGAAATCTACTCAAAAGCTCCAGCTCCAATCAAGCATGAATGGAAATGTgagaagaaatggaagaaacaCTCCCCTTTAAACATTAAGAGGAACTGTGTTGTTTCAATAAAGTGATAAAGGAGATGAAAGGGTTCGTTCAAAATGTCAGGCTAAGAGTTAGAATTTTGCACTATTATTGCACTGTACTTTTGACTTCTCAGCCAGCTTTGGGAAAACCAATTAttctgggagcagggggaagaaATCATGTGAACACCCTTTGTAGGACTTCGGATCATGTGATGGCATCAGGAATCACTGCAGACCAGGAGAGCAAGGAATGTGATGTGCTTCCACTGCAGACCCTCCTCCCCTCTAGCCTGGCACCGTGGAGAACAGGACTGCCGCTCCCCTAGGGAAAGCTTTGGAACAGCAGCTCTAAGCCAGCTCAGTGTTACTGGAGTGCACTTCACGGGTGTTTTAAGAATGTATCACAAGAGATGATTGGCTGCCTTAAACTTTTCAGAgaaagaggagcagagaaaagcaaatgtaaGAAAACATAACAAATTCTAACAAAATTATACAGCCAAGACTCGGGTAGACTACTGCGTGTTTATTgataaaacagcattttctttttgaaaacaaacttttttttaagttaaaccTGATCAAAGTACGTCAGTCTTGGTGGAGTTTAAGACAATTCACACAGGCGCTTTTGGTGAGGAATCCATATTCCAGCTACAGGGAGGAGCTCGAGGCCATGGTCCCCACCTCTCTGCTCAGCTTATCCTCGAGTGTTCACCTGCAGGGAGGACACACAGTCAGCCAGAAGAAATCACAGGATACATCCCAATTCCTTCTTTGTTTAAAGATCTTGGGCTGTTAGTGACTCTTAAGTCCTTGCTTTATGGTGCAGTATTTCcaatgcatttaattttaccTGCAGTTATTAAAAGGCTGAATGGTCTTTAGTAGCACACAACGCGAGAATACTCTACACAATAACTGTATTTGGAAGCACAGCAAATGAATGACAATACCCTGGTGCTTGTGAAGGAAGGATAACCCAAACCACGATGCCAGCACCACTCACCACATCATCAATCTTGAGAATGCTGCGCACGGTTTCTGTTGCAAGGGTCAGCGCACTCAAAGACaccagcagaggctgcacaaCCAGCTCCTCCAGGATGTTGGAAATGCCACCCTAGGGGAACAAGGAGCCTTCACTTTGTGCAAGACAGACTACTACAGTCACAGTTAGGACGTTTTCTTTTAGAAGAATCCTCAGGGCAGTCCACTCCTACTGTCACAGGGCTTTCACCTGCAACAGGGGCATTACAGCACACATCTCTTCTCCCCAAGCATTTGACATATCCAGTCAAAATTAGCCAACAAAAAAGGTCAACAGTGCCAGTTGAGAGAAGACTGTGGTGCTACTCCCAACTTACAACCATCTTCCACTGCAGATCCTACTGAAGGACAATTCTAAATGGATCTTTTGTTGTAGCTCGTCTAAATGGACCAGCTGTTTTAGCTCCACGCTTTTGTGGAGACATGAGATGTTTCCTGTCCTGTGCATGCAGCATTTACCATCTGCTATTATCAACGCTCAGGGTGAGCTCTTGAGAGAACAAGCTGTAGTTTCCCTCTGCTAATTTTAGGGAGGCTGTCACTGTGAGACACCACCTTGTCCTCTCCCTAGCCCAGCCCTACGGTTAACATTTCCCCTGTAACCCAGGTAATTCTAACCCCTCGTTACCTTTCTGACGTTAATGCCGGCTGTTTTCTCTCCTTGGGCATGTCTGTTTCTGAGCTCCGTCACCGTGGAGATGGGGTTGAGCCCCGCGTTCTCAGCCAGGGTGGAGGGAATGACCTCAAGCGCATCCCCGTAGGCACGGACACAGTAGGACTCCATCCCCTTCAGCGTCCGCGCGTACTCGTTCAGCCGCAGCGCCAGCTCAATCTCCGGGGCTCCACCGCCAGCAATCAAAGCCCTGGGAGCACAGAAAGGACCAGCAAACGCCACTTCACAGAGGTGCACACACACTCAGGCTTTATGTGTTACTAACTAACCCAACTGAGACATTACCTTTTCTTCACTAAGCACCTTATGACACACAGGGCATCGTGAATGGAGCGCTCGGCTTCCTCCAGGACGAGTTTGTTGGATCCGCGGACCACGATGCTCACAGTTTTGCCAGGGTTTGTGCAGCCTGTAATCTAAAACATAAAACCCCATACTGACACCAGGGAACAAATAAAGGTATGGGACAAATAGACACTGCCATTGGCACTTGCAAATTCTGTAACAGCACTGATGTCTGGCCAAGCAAAACCACTGCACTGCTGCAATCGATGGCTACTCAGAGCTTAGAAATAGGTACTTGAACATAAGAAATTCCATAGCAAAAACATCTAAGCCACCAGTTATTAAAAGAACAGACAGATGTTAAGTAGGTATTAACATTTTGTCCCTCACTCACCTTTATTAGTTTCCCAGAACCGTTCAAGTTGacctcctctgccagctcagcagagcccagcatgTCAGGGGTGAACTGGTCAATGTGAGCCACAGGCTTAGTTCCAATTGTCTgaaaaaataatgggaaaaaaaaattaatccagaGGCTGACTGCAGAGTCAGCAAGTACACTGCATGTTCTTCTTCTGCATGTGATAGTAAAATGCACAAGGGACGATGGCTTTTACATCTGTCCTGAATTCATCTACAGAAGTgactgctcagcagagcaggaatgttTTTTAGGGAAATGTCTGCTCTTGCATTATAGACAAAACAGGAAACTTGTGAAAATGGCACAATAAAGTGGCCCTGGCTGGGCAGTTAGTTTTGGGGTAGATTTTAAACACTGCTGCTCATTTATATGACCCACCTTACCTTACATATAAACTCAATGTCCTCTCTTTCAATGTCTTTAACCACCATGATCTTAACTTTGTTCAGAAAATGAAGGGCCAGGTCACTGAGAGCATCCCTGAAAATGAGAGGGAAAGAGTCAGGTCCCAGTGCTCAAATTCTTTTCAGAGTACCAAGTAAGGATGTGATCACACTCAAAATACAGACAGTGCTGGTGCTTTCCAAAGATACAGTCACTGTTAACTCGGCCAAGTGTGACTGTGTTTGGCTTCAGTTTTCCAAACAATGCTGACTGTGCCCCCGAGCGCGCGCAGAGCCGGTGCCTGGGAATTCCCGTACCGCAGGATGGACTTCTGGATGAGCAGCACATTGCAGCCAGCCTTCTTGATCTGCTTCACCAGGTTCAGGATGTAGGCTCTCTCCTCACGCAGCACTCTGTCCATTTGAGCATAATCAGAAACAACAATCTGGTTGTCCAtctgtttcaaataaaaaagcagaaagcgAGTATTGTGAACTGACTTGAAAAGCAAGTGTCCAAATGTGCCACATTCTTTAACATAAGATGCTCTAATTCTAAACAAAGAAACGTAACAGCAAGATACTATTAGTTTGGTGTTTCTCgtaatttaaactttttttttataccaactgtaattttttttaggaCCCAGCAGTCCTTTACTCTAGCTGTGGCACAGAGTTGACACCTCAGCATCTTAAAAAAACATTTGTTATTCCACTTGCTTGTCCCAAGGCCTAGAGCACAAGGCTTTGCTCTAGGCACAGTCTGACTTACATCTGTCTTTGGAGCAGACAAGCAGAACTGAATGAGGCCAATTTTGGCTTTTTCCACTCTGGTTACGCCGGTGTTTGCCACCTTCTGAGTCAGGACGAGCCCCTCAACCAGTTCACAGTCATCAATTGTGCCTCTGGAAACAAACACAACCCATGACTGGAGCACTCTGGGAAACTGAGTTCAGAGAGACAAAATCTGTCTAATTTCAAATTGTTTCTTACCCCAACTTCTTAACAATTTTAATATCTCTGAGGTCCACACTATTGGCTGTAGCTGGGTCAATGACCTTCATCACTGCGTCCACACTCATTGGAGAGAGTAAACTGGAATACTGACACACAACCTAAGGGATTCGATGGTAAAGAAAACATGGTGAGTTCACACTGATGAACAACATTTCACAACAATATTGTCACTGTGTTTCAATATTTGATGTCAGAATTTTGAAGCAAAGATGTCTTCACAAGGCATCTTCCTCATGGCTGTTCCATGGCAAGGACAGAGCAGCGATGCTGGGGGGAAAACCCACACTCAGGGATGTACAGAAAATGGAACTGCTCTTTCTAAGACTTGAAAAGCTGAaaggcctggctggagctgccagtgcAAGTGCAGCTGTACCTTGGAGTTGAGGGAAGTGGTTGCACTGTTCAGCAGGGTCTCCCTGTCACTGAGCTCCACGGGCTGGGCCATGTTGGTCAGCACCTCGACACCTTTATCCAGAGCCTTCTGGAATGACTCCGAAATGATGGTGGGGTGAATTCCTGTGCAGAGCATAAAAAGTACCTGTTAGACACTTCATGCTTtcaaatatacttttttttttcttcactatctctttccattttaaaactCAAGATACTCAAGTCAGAATAAATTGAAGGCATTTCAGCAGAATGTTTTTCACCAGTGCATGACCTCccttattattttctgttgttaaaagtgagagaaaaagcTGTAACATTCCAAGTGATTTGTCCTATCAGACAAGTCCTGCACATTTCCCTGCCAtctcagaaataatttctccaAGTTCTCTTGGCACTCctaaagctgctgctcttcagctgaTGCCTGAGGAGGCTGTCACTGATTGAATTTCAGACTTTCCAAAACTTTTTTCCTACAGTCCTGTATGAAACTCCCCAGTTTCCCTGGAGTGAAGGATACACCTTTTATCCTTCCACCTGATTACAGCTACTTCAAGCTTCATCCCACACATGCAAGAGGACAAAAAGACTTCAGTACCCACAGTCTCTGTgtgttaaataaatatatttacctTTCTGAAGGAGTCTGGAACAGGCATCCAAAAGAGCTCCAGCAATGACAACAACAGAGGTTGTGCCATCACCAGCTTCAACATCTTGTGCTTTTGACAGCTCTACTAACTAAAGGAGAAATGATGACAAAACAATAAATACACAGAGTGCTGTTTACCCATCCCCAGACACTTCTTTGGCCAAAATACAGCTATGGTACAGTAAGTCACTTCCAGAAGcaaagcttttttcccccaattcaAAACTGAACACACCTATCTAACaggtttgccttttcttttcctggagaAGGGTCAGAGGAAGCTCATTTCCATCTCCAACCACAACCAAATCTATGAACACTGAATATCTCAAAGGAGCAGCTACTGTATCCTCAGACCATCTGACCATATCTTCACTCATTCCCTTCTTTCCTCATGGTTTGGGACACTAGTTTTTCCTTCTC encodes the following:
- the CCT4 gene encoding T-complex protein 1 subunit delta, coding for MPENAPARAPGGAGNRAKGAYQDRDKPAQIRFSNIAAGKAVADAIRTSLGPKGMDKMIQDAKGDVTITNDGATILKQMQVLHPAAKMLVELSKAQDVEAGDGTTSVVVIAGALLDACSRLLQKGIHPTIISESFQKALDKGVEVLTNMAQPVELSDRETLLNSATTSLNSKVVCQYSSLLSPMSVDAVMKVIDPATANSVDLRDIKIVKKLGGTIDDCELVEGLVLTQKVANTGVTRVEKAKIGLIQFCLSAPKTDMDNQIVVSDYAQMDRVLREERAYILNLVKQIKKAGCNVLLIQKSILRDALSDLALHFLNKVKIMVVKDIEREDIEFICKTIGTKPVAHIDQFTPDMLGSAELAEEVNLNGSGKLIKITGCTNPGKTVSIVVRGSNKLVLEEAERSIHDALCVIRCLVKKRALIAGGGAPEIELALRLNEYARTLKGMESYCVRAYGDALEVIPSTLAENAGLNPISTVTELRNRHAQGEKTAGINVRKGGISNILEELVVQPLLVSLSALTLATETVRSILKIDDVVNTRG